In the genome of Pseudoglutamicibacter cumminsii, one region contains:
- the pyrF gene encoding orotidine-5'-phosphate decarboxylase, giving the protein MATDSVQPFGSRLAQAMERYGKLCVGIDPHASILKDWGLAESAEGALEFGLAAVKAAAGRAGIIKPQVALFERFGSAGLAALEKVQAAATEQGILVLADAKRGDIGSTMAGYAQAWLDPSSPLAADAVTVSPYLGVGALGPVFDTATEFGGGVFVLGLTSNPEGARVQHAGGDDSAALRVVTDVAEVNQRMSAHHASSAPDAAVTAALGDVGLVVGATTGDAARKLGIDLAAGKPPLLTPGYGAQGATASDLAETFGDVWDQVVVPASRSLAKPHAMEAAIEAAQEDLASVNSASVNS; this is encoded by the coding sequence ATGGCCACGGATTCGGTTCAGCCCTTCGGGTCACGGCTTGCCCAGGCAATGGAACGCTACGGCAAGTTGTGCGTGGGCATCGACCCGCACGCTTCGATCCTCAAGGACTGGGGGCTTGCAGAGTCAGCTGAAGGTGCGCTCGAGTTCGGCTTGGCCGCGGTGAAAGCCGCGGCCGGCCGCGCCGGCATCATCAAGCCGCAGGTCGCGCTGTTCGAGCGTTTCGGCTCCGCAGGGCTAGCTGCGCTCGAGAAGGTCCAGGCCGCGGCCACAGAACAGGGAATCCTTGTTCTGGCGGATGCGAAGCGTGGAGACATCGGGTCCACGATGGCCGGCTACGCCCAGGCTTGGCTGGATCCGTCCTCGCCGCTCGCTGCGGATGCCGTCACCGTATCGCCGTACCTCGGGGTAGGGGCGCTCGGCCCGGTTTTTGATACCGCGACGGAATTCGGCGGTGGAGTCTTCGTTCTCGGGTTGACCTCCAACCCTGAGGGTGCACGTGTTCAGCACGCAGGCGGCGATGACTCCGCGGCACTGCGTGTAGTCACCGATGTAGCCGAGGTCAACCAACGCATGTCGGCTCACCACGCTAGCAGCGCGCCTGATGCGGCCGTCACCGCCGCACTAGGTGACGTCGGCCTCGTCGTCGGCGCGACGACCGGCGATGCGGCACGTAAGCTCGGCATCGACCTGGCCGCAGGCAAGCCACCACTGTTGACGCCGGGCTACGGAGCGCAAGGGGCGACCGCATCGGACCTCGCCGAAACGTTCGGTGACGTCTGGGATCAAGTGGTCGTTCCAGCATCGCGTTCACTTGCGAAGCCACACGCGATGGAAGCCGCAATCGAAGCCGCTCAGGAAGACCTCGCTTCAGTCAATAGCGCTTCAGTCAATAGCTAG
- the carB gene encoding carbamoyl-phosphate synthase large subunit — protein MPKRTDISSVLVIGSGPIVIGQAAEFDYSGTQALRVLKEEGVRVILVNSNPATIMTDPAMADATYVEPITPSVVAKIIEKERPDALLPTLGGQTALNTAIELDKSGVLEKFNVELIGANIEAIELGEDREKFKGVVERSGGESARSAIVHTMEQAFEAVEELGYPVVVRPSFTMGGLGSGMAYNEDDLRRICGAGLQYSPTSEVLLEESILGWKEYEFEMMRDKNDNVVVVCTIENFDPVGVHTGDSITVAPAMTLTDVEYQKLRDISINVIREVGVDTGGCNIQFAVDPATGRVVVIEMNPRVSRSSALASKATGFPIAKIAAKLSLGYTLDEIPNDITQKTPASFEPALDYVVVKVPRFAFEKFPAADATLTTTMKSVGEAMALGRNFTEALQKAMRSLEQKDAEFSFEKPDEAEIEQLLKESERGSTERIYNVQRALLGGASIERVYAATAIDPWFLDQLQLINEVAEQIAADQDLSPETLRLAKRHGFSDAQIAKLAHRREDVVRGIRQALGIRPVFKTVDTCAAEFEAFTPYLYSSYDEETELAQHDKPSVIILGSGPNRIGQGIEFDYSCVHATMALRDAGYETVMINCNPETVSTDYDVSNRLYFEPLTLEDVLEIIHAEQATGGVLGVYVQLGGQTPLKLAAELESAGVPILGTSPTAIDLAEHRGEFQRVLDRAGLTAPKNGTAVSFEQAKKIADEIGYPVLVRPSYVLGGRGMEIVYDEAQLATYVENATEITADHPMLVDRFLEDAIEIDVDALFDGSDLFIGGVMEHIEEAGIHSGDSACTLPPTTLSQETLDRVSAATRAIAEGVGVRGLINIQFALASDVLYVIEANPRASRTVPFVSKATGVELAKAAALIGVGATIASMRGGILPAEGDGACLPMGSAIAVKEAVLPFARFRTEDGRAVDSLLGPEMRSTGEVMGIDKHFDTAFAKSQAAANNPLPTEGKVFVSVANRDKRSVVMPVKLLADLGFEIVSTGGTADVLRRNDIKATVVNKVHEAGDERSIVDLVTDGEIAMIMNTPSGGGDSRSDGYEIRAAATSVGTPIITTVAEFSSAVMAIEAQRTYPWEVASLQEHAERLAAIRAGEEG, from the coding sequence ATGCCAAAGCGCACTGACATTTCATCCGTCCTTGTGATCGGCTCCGGCCCGATCGTCATCGGTCAGGCCGCCGAGTTTGACTACTCAGGAACCCAGGCGCTGCGCGTCCTCAAGGAAGAGGGCGTACGCGTGATCCTGGTCAACTCCAACCCGGCGACCATCATGACCGACCCAGCGATGGCGGACGCGACCTACGTCGAGCCGATCACCCCGAGCGTGGTCGCGAAGATCATCGAAAAGGAACGCCCGGACGCTCTGCTGCCTACCCTGGGTGGCCAGACCGCGCTCAACACCGCGATCGAGCTCGATAAGTCCGGCGTGCTTGAGAAGTTCAACGTCGAACTCATCGGCGCGAACATCGAAGCCATCGAACTCGGCGAAGACCGCGAGAAGTTCAAGGGCGTCGTGGAACGCTCGGGCGGTGAATCCGCTCGCTCCGCGATCGTTCACACGATGGAGCAGGCGTTCGAAGCCGTCGAGGAACTCGGCTATCCGGTCGTGGTCCGCCCATCCTTCACGATGGGTGGCCTCGGCTCCGGCATGGCCTACAACGAAGACGACCTGCGCCGCATTTGCGGTGCCGGCCTGCAGTATTCGCCAACCAGCGAGGTGCTCCTCGAGGAGTCCATCCTCGGCTGGAAGGAATACGAGTTCGAGATGATGCGCGATAAGAACGACAACGTGGTTGTCGTGTGCACCATCGAAAACTTCGACCCGGTGGGTGTTCACACGGGTGACTCGATCACCGTCGCACCAGCCATGACGCTGACCGATGTCGAGTACCAGAAGCTACGCGACATCTCGATCAACGTGATCCGTGAAGTCGGCGTCGACACCGGCGGATGCAACATCCAGTTCGCCGTTGACCCGGCAACTGGCCGCGTCGTCGTGATCGAAATGAATCCACGCGTATCGCGTTCCTCGGCTCTCGCCTCTAAGGCGACCGGTTTCCCGATTGCCAAGATCGCTGCGAAGCTTTCGCTGGGCTACACGCTCGATGAGATCCCGAACGACATCACACAGAAGACCCCGGCTTCGTTTGAGCCTGCGCTCGACTACGTTGTCGTGAAGGTTCCACGCTTCGCGTTCGAGAAGTTCCCGGCAGCTGACGCGACTCTGACCACGACCATGAAGTCGGTCGGCGAAGCGATGGCACTGGGCCGCAACTTCACGGAGGCTCTGCAGAAGGCGATGCGCTCGCTTGAGCAGAAGGATGCCGAGTTCAGCTTCGAGAAGCCGGATGAGGCTGAGATTGAGCAACTGCTCAAGGAATCCGAACGTGGTTCGACCGAGCGCATCTACAACGTTCAGCGCGCGCTGCTTGGTGGCGCGAGCATCGAACGCGTCTACGCGGCGACTGCGATCGACCCGTGGTTCCTCGACCAGCTCCAGTTGATCAACGAGGTAGCCGAACAGATCGCAGCCGACCAGGATCTATCGCCTGAGACCTTGCGTCTGGCTAAGCGTCACGGATTCTCCGACGCGCAGATCGCCAAGCTCGCGCACCGCCGCGAAGACGTTGTGCGTGGCATCCGCCAGGCGCTCGGAATCCGCCCAGTGTTCAAGACCGTTGACACGTGCGCCGCCGAGTTCGAGGCTTTCACGCCATACCTGTACTCCTCGTACGACGAAGAGACCGAACTCGCGCAGCACGACAAGCCGTCCGTCATCATCCTCGGTTCCGGCCCGAACCGCATCGGCCAGGGCATCGAGTTCGACTACTCGTGTGTCCACGCGACCATGGCCCTGCGCGATGCCGGCTACGAGACGGTCATGATCAACTGCAACCCAGAGACCGTCTCGACCGACTACGACGTGTCCAACCGCCTCTATTTCGAGCCGCTCACGCTCGAGGATGTCCTCGAGATCATCCACGCTGAGCAGGCGACCGGCGGCGTGCTGGGTGTCTACGTCCAACTCGGCGGTCAGACCCCGCTTAAGCTCGCAGCCGAGCTCGAGTCCGCAGGCGTTCCGATCCTCGGCACGAGCCCAACCGCAATCGATCTCGCCGAGCACCGTGGCGAGTTCCAGCGCGTTCTGGACCGCGCGGGTCTCACCGCACCGAAGAACGGCACCGCCGTGTCTTTCGAGCAGGCCAAGAAGATTGCGGACGAAATCGGCTACCCGGTTCTGGTGCGCCCGTCCTACGTTCTGGGCGGCCGCGGCATGGAGATCGTCTACGACGAAGCCCAGCTCGCAACCTACGTAGAGAACGCTACCGAGATCACCGCAGACCACCCGATGCTCGTGGATCGCTTCCTCGAAGACGCGATCGAGATCGACGTGGACGCGCTGTTCGACGGCAGCGACCTGTTCATCGGTGGCGTTATGGAGCACATCGAGGAAGCCGGTATCCACTCTGGCGACTCCGCGTGCACGCTGCCACCGACCACGCTCTCGCAGGAAACCCTCGACCGCGTTTCGGCGGCAACCCGCGCCATCGCAGAAGGCGTCGGCGTGCGCGGCCTCATCAACATCCAGTTTGCGCTCGCATCCGATGTCCTCTACGTCATCGAAGCGAACCCGCGTGCATCCCGCACGGTTCCGTTCGTCTCCAAGGCGACCGGTGTTGAGCTTGCCAAGGCAGCGGCACTCATCGGTGTTGGCGCAACCATCGCGTCGATGCGCGGCGGAATCCTTCCAGCGGAAGGCGACGGCGCATGCTTGCCAATGGGTTCGGCCATCGCGGTCAAGGAAGCCGTTCTTCCATTTGCTCGCTTCCGCACCGAAGACGGCCGCGCCGTGGACTCGCTGCTCGGCCCCGAGATGCGTTCGACCGGTGAAGTCATGGGTATCGATAAGCACTTCGATACGGCCTTCGCTAAGTCCCAGGCTGCCGCGAACAACCCGTTGCCGACCGAAGGCAAGGTCTTCGTATCGGTTGCGAACCGCGATAAGCGTTCGGTCGTCATGCCAGTCAAACTGCTGGCGGACCTCGGCTTCGAAATCGTTTCCACCGGCGGTACGGCAGACGTTCTGCGCCGCAACGACATCAAGGCGACCGTGGTCAACAAGGTTCACGAAGCCGGCGATGAACGCTCGATCGTTGACCTTGTAACCGACGGTGAGATCGCGATGATCATGAACACGCCGTCCGGCGGTGGGGATTCGCGTTCCGACGGCTACGAGATCCGCGCAGCAGCGACGTCGGTGGGCACCCCGATCATCACGACGGTCGCTGAGTTCAGCTCCGCCGTCATGGCGATCGAGGCTCAGCGCACCTACCCATGGGAGGTTGCAAGCCTCCAGGAACACGCTGAACGGCTCGCAGCGATCCGCGCTGGAGAAGAGGGCTAA
- the carA gene encoding glutamine-hydrolyzing carbamoyl-phosphate synthase small subunit, with product MAHTDHDKALLVTEDGRVFRGTAYGKRGQTLGELVFTTGMTGYQETLTDPSYAGQIVVQTFPHIGNTGANPTDNESAQIWVAGYAVREPSRIASNWRSETTLDDELERDGIVGIAGIDTRAVTRHIRTAGAMKAGIFSGEAAEKPVEELVETVKGQPSMQGQRLSDVVTTKESYWVDAADHGWEGEPLATVAALDLGIKGMTPRRLAERGVRVRVLPAASTFADIKGENFDGVFISNGPGDPAQADPEVQFVRDVLDANIPLFGICFGNQILGRALGFSTYKLPFGHRGMNQPVLDKATGRVEITSQNHGFAIDIPVEGTVEAPESRFGRVEVSHIGLNDQVVEGIRCLDIPAFSVQYHPESGAGPHDSSYLFDRFIELMQAHTAQKEG from the coding sequence GTGGCACACACCGATCACGACAAGGCACTCCTTGTCACTGAAGACGGCCGCGTATTCCGCGGAACCGCTTACGGCAAACGTGGCCAGACCCTCGGTGAACTCGTCTTCACCACGGGCATGACCGGCTACCAGGAAACCCTGACCGACCCGTCCTACGCAGGGCAGATCGTCGTCCAGACGTTCCCGCACATCGGCAACACCGGCGCCAACCCGACCGATAACGAATCGGCTCAGATCTGGGTCGCCGGCTACGCAGTCCGCGAGCCATCGCGCATCGCTTCGAACTGGCGCTCCGAAACCACGCTGGATGACGAGCTTGAGCGCGACGGCATCGTGGGCATCGCGGGCATCGACACCCGTGCTGTGACCCGCCACATCCGCACCGCTGGTGCGATGAAGGCCGGCATCTTCTCGGGTGAAGCTGCGGAAAAGCCGGTCGAGGAACTCGTAGAGACCGTCAAGGGCCAGCCTTCGATGCAGGGCCAGCGCCTCTCCGACGTCGTCACGACCAAGGAAAGCTACTGGGTAGACGCAGCCGATCACGGCTGGGAAGGTGAACCGCTCGCAACCGTTGCCGCACTCGACCTCGGTATCAAGGGCATGACCCCGCGCCGACTCGCAGAACGCGGCGTTCGCGTACGCGTGTTGCCTGCCGCATCCACGTTCGCCGACATCAAGGGCGAAAACTTCGACGGCGTCTTCATCTCGAACGGCCCCGGCGACCCTGCCCAGGCCGACCCTGAGGTTCAGTTCGTCCGCGACGTACTCGACGCCAACATCCCGCTCTTCGGCATCTGCTTCGGCAACCAGATCTTGGGACGCGCGCTCGGATTCTCGACCTACAAGCTGCCTTTCGGCCACCGCGGCATGAACCAGCCGGTCCTCGACAAGGCAACCGGCCGCGTCGAAATCACCTCGCAGAACCACGGCTTCGCGATCGACATTCCAGTCGAGGGAACCGTAGAGGCGCCCGAGTCGCGCTTCGGCCGCGTAGAGGTCTCCCACATCGGCCTCAACGACCAGGTTGTCGAAGGCATCCGCTGCCTCGACATCCCAGCGTTCTCGGTGCAGTACCACCCAGAATCCGGTGCGGGACCACACGACTCCTCGTACCTCTTCGACCGTTTCATCGAACTTATGCAAGCGCACACCGCGCAGAAGGAAGGCTGA
- a CDS encoding dihydroorotase, producing MKTTLIQSVTLPNGNTADILLDEGVIKDIADAGSITAPEEAHVIDAKGLIALPGLVDPHTHLREPGREDAETVETGTQAAAAGGFVAVYAMANSMPVADTAGVVESVRQLGEKAGWAEVRPIGAVTQGLAGERLAELGAMADSRANVRMFSDDGMCVFDPVLMRRALEYVRSFDGVVAQHAQEPRLTEGAQMNEGIVSSELGLTGWPAVAEESIIARDVLLTQHVDSRLHVCHVSTKGSVEIIRWAKSQGIDVTAEVTPHHLLLTEEMVRGYDPVFKVNPPLRTKEDTLALREAVADGTIDMIGTDHAPHTSETKQCAWNEAAMGMTGLETALPVVQKTLVDTGMITWEDVARIMSTAPAKLIKATNHGQPLEVGSVANVTLYDPSAVRIVNPEEHHTKGRNSPYKGLELPGKVMHTFYAGHATFMDGELATPRKEVA from the coding sequence ATGAAGACCACGTTGATTCAATCCGTCACTCTCCCCAACGGAAACACCGCGGACATCCTCCTGGATGAAGGTGTCATCAAGGACATCGCCGACGCTGGAAGCATCACTGCACCTGAAGAGGCGCACGTCATCGATGCCAAAGGCCTGATCGCGCTTCCTGGCTTGGTTGACCCGCACACGCACTTGCGCGAACCTGGCCGCGAAGACGCCGAAACCGTCGAGACAGGCACGCAGGCAGCCGCAGCCGGCGGCTTCGTTGCGGTCTACGCGATGGCCAACTCGATGCCGGTCGCAGACACCGCTGGCGTTGTCGAGTCGGTACGACAGCTGGGGGAGAAGGCCGGCTGGGCTGAGGTTCGCCCTATCGGCGCAGTGACTCAGGGCCTTGCTGGCGAGCGCCTCGCGGAGCTAGGTGCGATGGCAGACTCCCGCGCCAACGTCCGCATGTTCTCCGACGACGGCATGTGCGTTTTCGACCCTGTTCTGATGCGTCGGGCACTCGAATACGTTCGCTCCTTCGACGGCGTGGTCGCACAGCACGCGCAGGAGCCACGCCTAACCGAGGGTGCTCAGATGAACGAGGGCATCGTGTCTTCGGAGCTCGGCTTGACCGGTTGGCCAGCCGTCGCAGAGGAATCGATCATCGCTCGCGATGTTTTGCTGACTCAGCACGTCGACTCCCGCTTGCACGTATGCCACGTATCGACCAAGGGAAGCGTCGAGATCATCCGCTGGGCTAAGTCCCAAGGCATCGACGTGACCGCCGAGGTCACCCCGCACCACCTGCTTCTGACTGAAGAAATGGTGCGCGGCTACGACCCAGTGTTCAAAGTTAACCCGCCGCTTCGCACCAAGGAAGACACCCTCGCGCTGCGTGAGGCCGTTGCTGACGGCACGATCGACATGATCGGAACCGACCACGCGCCACACACATCGGAAACCAAGCAGTGCGCCTGGAACGAAGCCGCGATGGGCATGACTGGCCTCGAGACGGCCCTGCCTGTGGTCCAGAAGACCCTCGTGGACACGGGAATGATCACGTGGGAAGACGTCGCACGCATCATGTCGACTGCCCCAGCCAAGCTCATCAAGGCGACCAACCACGGACAGCCGCTCGAAGTCGGTTCCGTGGCCAACGTGACGCTGTACGACCCAAGTGCCGTGCGCATCGTGAACCCTGAAGAGCATCACACCAAGGGCCGTAACTCGCCGTACAAGGGCCTCGAACTCCCAGGCAAGGTCATGCACACGTTCTACGCGGGCCACGCGACGTTCATGGACGGCGAGCTCGCAACCCCACGCAAGGAGGTTGCATGA
- a CDS encoding aspartate carbamoyltransferase catalytic subunit, translating into MRHLLDTKDLSREEAIQILDIAESMTDATGKEIKKFPTLRGLTVANLFFEDSTRTRISFEAAAKRLSADVITFSAKGSSVSKGESLKDTAQTLEAIGADAIVIRHSSSGAAYRLAETDWIDAAIVNAGDGTHAHPTQALLDAFTLRRELAAIKGESSLGQGLDGAKVVIVGDILHSRVARSNVWLLNILGAEVTLVAPPTLMPHSVQGWPVKVTHDFDEALATEPDAVMMLRVQAERMHGAFFPSASEYSRRWGLTPARHASMKPGAIVMHPGPMNRGLEISSVAADAPNSRVLNQVSAGVAVRMAVLYLVLAGDSTDTQKA; encoded by the coding sequence ATGCGTCACCTCCTGGATACCAAGGACCTCAGCCGCGAAGAAGCGATCCAGATCCTGGACATCGCAGAGTCGATGACGGATGCCACGGGTAAGGAAATCAAGAAGTTCCCGACCCTGCGTGGCCTCACGGTTGCGAACCTCTTCTTTGAGGATTCAACCCGCACGCGTATTTCGTTTGAAGCGGCCGCCAAGCGTCTTTCAGCGGACGTCATCACGTTCAGCGCGAAAGGCTCCTCGGTTTCGAAGGGCGAGTCCCTCAAGGACACCGCACAGACGCTCGAGGCGATCGGCGCCGACGCGATCGTGATCCGCCACAGCTCTTCCGGCGCCGCATACCGCCTCGCAGAAACCGACTGGATCGACGCCGCGATCGTCAACGCCGGCGACGGCACGCACGCACACCCGACCCAGGCACTCCTGGACGCGTTCACTCTGCGCCGCGAACTCGCCGCCATCAAGGGTGAATCTTCGCTCGGCCAGGGCCTCGATGGCGCCAAGGTGGTCATCGTGGGTGACATCCTGCATTCACGCGTGGCCCGCTCGAATGTGTGGTTGCTCAACATCCTGGGCGCCGAGGTCACGCTCGTCGCTCCGCCAACGCTCATGCCGCACAGCGTTCAAGGTTGGCCTGTAAAGGTGACCCATGACTTCGACGAAGCCCTCGCGACCGAACCTGACGCTGTCATGATGCTTCGCGTCCAGGCCGAGCGCATGCACGGAGCCTTCTTCCCATCGGCCTCTGAATATTCACGCCGTTGGGGACTAACCCCGGCCCGCCACGCATCGATGAAGCCTGGCGCGATCGTGATGCACCCAGGCCCCATGAACCGCGGCCTGGAAATCAGCTCCGTAGCAGCGGATGCCCCTAACTCTCGCGTACTAAACCAAGTCTCCGCCGGTGTAGCCGTCCGTATGGCCGTGCTCTACCTGGTTTTGGCTGGAGATTCGACCGATACTCAGAAGGCCTGA
- the pyrR gene encoding bifunctional pyr operon transcriptional regulator/uracil phosphoribosyltransferase PyrR produces the protein MGSTSAETAEVMNASDIDRALTRIAHEIVEKNRGGDDLVVLGIPSRGVPLAERLAEKLERIINRPAASFCGSLDITMHRDDVRRRAPRVPAPTRLPEAGVDDQTVILVDDVLFSGRTIRAALDALVDCGRPQAVRLAVLVDRGHRELPIRADHVGKNIPTSRSEAVRVELSEIDGEDRVIIERPAAQVELDESDADESEANN, from the coding sequence ATGGGAAGCACCTCAGCTGAAACCGCTGAAGTGATGAATGCATCCGACATCGATCGCGCTCTGACACGGATCGCTCACGAGATCGTTGAGAAGAACCGTGGCGGCGACGATCTCGTGGTCCTGGGAATCCCTTCGCGTGGAGTTCCGTTGGCCGAACGGCTCGCTGAAAAGCTTGAGCGCATCATCAACCGTCCAGCCGCTTCGTTCTGTGGCTCACTGGACATCACTATGCATCGTGACGACGTTCGTCGCCGTGCTCCGCGTGTTCCCGCACCAACGCGTCTGCCGGAGGCTGGCGTGGATGACCAGACCGTGATCTTGGTCGACGACGTCCTCTTTTCGGGGCGCACCATCCGGGCGGCACTCGACGCCCTCGTCGACTGCGGGCGTCCGCAAGCTGTGCGTCTCGCGGTCCTGGTGGACCGCGGGCACCGTGAGCTCCCGATCCGCGCTGACCACGTCGGCAAGAACATTCCGACCTCCCGCTCCGAGGCCGTTCGCGTTGAACTCTCTGAAATCGACGGCGAGGACCGCGTGATCATCGAACGTCCAGCCGCTCAGGTTGAGCTCGACGAGAGCGATGCGGACGAAAGCGAGGCGAACAACTGA
- the nusB gene encoding transcription antitermination factor NusB, with amino-acid sequence MTKQGESTRSKARRRALEVLFEADQRAVDAAEVLQRRDEDGAAVNPYTREVVGGVSTHAAQLDEILTTYAQGWTLDRMPAVDRAALRIGLWELLFNDEIPDAVAVDEAVRLVREMSTPESPDFVNGLLGRLQRIKPTLIL; translated from the coding sequence GTGACCAAGCAAGGGGAGAGCACCCGCTCGAAAGCTCGCCGTCGCGCACTCGAAGTACTCTTCGAGGCGGATCAGCGGGCCGTCGATGCGGCTGAAGTGTTGCAGCGCCGAGACGAAGACGGTGCTGCGGTTAATCCGTACACCCGTGAAGTGGTCGGTGGTGTCAGCACGCATGCTGCCCAGCTCGATGAGATCCTCACGACCTACGCGCAGGGTTGGACGCTCGATCGTATGCCAGCGGTGGACCGAGCCGCGTTGCGGATCGGTTTGTGGGAGCTTTTGTTCAACGATGAGATCCCGGACGCGGTAGCCGTCGACGAGGCGGTGCGGCTTGTACGCGAAATGTCCACGCCTGAATCACCGGATTTCGTCAACGGCTTGCTGGGTCGCTTGCAGCGCATCAAGCCGACGCTGATTCTCTAA
- the efp gene encoding elongation factor P: MATSNDIKNGSVLRIDGQLWSVVEFQHVKPGKGGAFVRTKLRNVVSGKTVDKTYNAGAKVEMATVDRRDFQYLYQDGADYVFMDLEDYDQLTVPGETVGDAANFLLENQNVQIALNDGQVLYIELPASVTLEITYTEPGLQGDRSNAGTKPAKLETGHEIQVPLFVEQNTKVKVDTRTGEYLGRVTE, from the coding sequence GTGGCAACCAGCAACGACATCAAGAACGGCAGCGTTCTTCGCATCGACGGCCAGCTGTGGAGCGTCGTTGAATTCCAGCACGTCAAGCCAGGTAAAGGTGGCGCGTTCGTGCGCACCAAGCTGCGCAACGTCGTATCCGGAAAGACGGTAGACAAGACGTACAACGCTGGCGCCAAGGTTGAGATGGCTACCGTTGACCGCCGTGACTTCCAGTACCTGTACCAGGACGGCGCTGACTACGTGTTCATGGACCTCGAGGATTACGATCAGCTGACCGTTCCTGGCGAGACCGTCGGCGATGCCGCTAACTTCCTCCTTGAGAACCAGAACGTTCAGATTGCGCTCAACGACGGCCAGGTTTTGTACATCGAACTTCCAGCTTCGGTAACCCTGGAAATCACCTACACCGAGCCAGGCCTGCAGGGTGACCGTTCCAACGCCGGCACCAAGCCAGCAAAGTTGGAGACCGGCCACGAAATCCAGGTACCGCTCTTCGTCGAGCAGAACACCAAGGTCAAGGTCGACACCCGCACCGGCGAATACCTGGGCCGCGTAACAGAGTGA
- the aroB gene encoding 3-dehydroquinate synthase, whose translation MTDRVSTVRVDHTDGSGYDVVIGRGLLNRLRPMLGEKVQKVLIIHPRALRATGEAVREFLLQENVEALSAEIPDAEEGKRIEVASFCWQVMGQADFTRTDAVVSVGGGAVTDLAGFVAATWLRGVRVVHIPTTYLGMVDAAVGGKTGINTAEGKNLVGAFHPPAGVLADLDALQTLPKNELVTGMAETVKSGFIADPRILDLIEENVEEATDPSSDRLFELVERTIKVKADIVSSDLKESGRREFLNYGHTLGHAIEHAERYQWRHGAAVSVGLVFAAELGRLVGRLDDATADRHREILTALGLPVNYRGDRWQSLLETMRRDKKARGRLLRFVVLDGLARPGILEGPEDHLLFTAFQEVAA comes from the coding sequence ATGACTGACCGCGTGAGTACCGTCCGCGTCGACCACACTGATGGTTCTGGCTACGATGTGGTGATCGGCCGCGGCTTGCTGAACCGTCTGCGCCCGATGCTGGGTGAGAAGGTTCAGAAGGTCCTCATCATTCACCCGCGTGCCTTGCGCGCTACGGGTGAGGCCGTGCGTGAGTTCTTGCTTCAGGAGAATGTTGAAGCGCTTTCCGCCGAGATTCCCGATGCGGAAGAGGGCAAGCGTATTGAGGTCGCGTCGTTCTGCTGGCAGGTCATGGGCCAAGCGGACTTTACACGCACGGATGCGGTCGTGTCTGTGGGCGGTGGCGCTGTAACCGACCTTGCAGGCTTTGTTGCCGCGACGTGGCTGCGTGGCGTGCGGGTCGTGCACATCCCGACAACGTACTTGGGCATGGTCGACGCCGCGGTGGGCGGCAAGACGGGCATCAACACCGCTGAGGGCAAGAACCTTGTGGGTGCGTTCCATCCGCCAGCGGGCGTCCTCGCAGACCTCGATGCGCTCCAGACCCTGCCAAAGAATGAGCTCGTGACCGGGATGGCTGAGACGGTCAAGTCCGGTTTCATTGCAGACCCACGCATTCTGGACCTCATTGAAGAGAACGTGGAGGAGGCAACTGACCCGTCGAGCGATCGCTTGTTTGAACTCGTTGAGCGCACGATCAAGGTCAAGGCCGACATCGTGTCTTCCGACCTCAAAGAATCTGGTCGCCGAGAATTCCTGAATTATGGCCACACTCTGGGGCATGCGATCGAGCACGCCGAACGCTATCAGTGGCGCCACGGAGCCGCGGTTTCGGTGGGTCTCGTGTTTGCTGCGGAGCTTGGCCGGCTCGTCGGTCGACTCGACGATGCAACCGCCGACCGGCACCGTGAAATCCTCACTGCCTTGGGGTTGCCTGTAAACTACCGTGGAGACCGCTGGCAAAGCTTGCTTGAAACGATGCGGCGCGATAAGAAGGCGCGCGGCCGCTTGTTGCGCTTTGTCGTATTGGACGGTTTGGCGCGCCCGGGCATCCTTGAAGGTCCCGAGGATCATCTACTCTTTACAGCATTCCAGGAGGTTGCTGCGTGA